The Vicinamibacteria bacterium genome includes a window with the following:
- a CDS encoding pyridoxal phosphate-dependent aminotransferase, whose product MTTLRISDRGRQMPASPIRKLMPLAEEAKRRGVRVYHLNIGQPDLETPAPMRERLERVPRVLAYTPSAGTPEYLASLQAYYRRLGVALSEGELVATTGGSEAILFALVACANQNDEALLVEPFYTNYAAFATMAGVRLRPLTSSSEDGFHLPAREAWEQALTPATRLVILCNPNNPTGTVYTTEEMEVLAEFCRDHGLFLVVDEVYREFVYDGRRPFSALMLPGFAEQVIVVDSLSKRYSACGIRLGALATRNRDVHQACVRMAQGRLSAPGLAQLVALGAQELGPEYAQEVVGEYQGRRDLLFRALSAIPGVFLRKPEGAFYFVARLPIRDSEDFAAWMLTDFQEDGATVMVAPAPGFYATPGLGRDEVRIAYVLKKNDLEACVRILASGLRAYAKARGLAPSPAPAAVTSPSGR is encoded by the coding sequence ATGACGACTCTGCGCATCTCGGACCGTGGTCGGCAGATGCCGGCCTCCCCCATCCGCAAGCTGATGCCGCTGGCCGAGGAAGCCAAGCGCCGCGGCGTCCGCGTCTACCACTTGAACATCGGTCAGCCCGATCTGGAAACGCCCGCGCCCATGCGCGAGCGCCTGGAACGCGTCCCCCGGGTGTTGGCCTACACGCCGTCCGCGGGCACGCCGGAGTATCTGGCCTCGCTCCAGGCGTACTACCGCCGTCTGGGCGTTGCGCTCAGCGAAGGGGAGCTGGTCGCCACCACCGGGGGCAGCGAAGCCATCCTCTTCGCCCTCGTGGCTTGCGCGAACCAGAACGACGAGGCACTGCTCGTGGAGCCGTTCTATACCAACTATGCCGCCTTCGCGACCATGGCCGGGGTTCGCCTCCGGCCCCTCACCAGCAGCAGCGAGGACGGTTTCCACCTGCCCGCGCGAGAGGCCTGGGAGCAGGCCCTGACCCCGGCCACCCGCCTCGTCATCCTCTGCAACCCCAACAACCCCACGGGCACGGTGTACACCACCGAGGAGATGGAGGTGCTGGCCGAGTTCTGCCGTGATCACGGCCTCTTCCTGGTCGTGGACGAGGTGTACCGCGAGTTCGTTTACGACGGCCGCCGGCCCTTCAGTGCCCTCATGCTGCCCGGTTTCGCGGAGCAGGTGATCGTAGTGGACAGCCTCTCCAAGCGGTACAGCGCCTGCGGCATCCGCCTGGGGGCCCTAGCCACCCGCAACCGCGACGTCCACCAGGCCTGCGTGCGGATGGCGCAGGGGCGGCTCTCCGCCCCTGGCCTGGCCCAGCTCGTTGCATTGGGGGCCCAAGAGCTAGGCCCCGAGTATGCGCAGGAAGTGGTGGGGGAATACCAAGGCCGCCGGGATCTCCTCTTCCGCGCCCTCTCCGCGATTCCCGGGGTCTTCCTGCGCAAGCCGGAAGGGGCTTTCTATTTCGTGGCCCGTCTCCCCATCCGCGACAGCGAGGACTTCGCGGCCTGGATGCTCACGGATTTCCAGGAGGACGGAGCCACGGTGATGGTCGCCCCCGCCCCCGGCTTCTATGCCACCCCCGGCCTGGGTCGGGACGAAGTTCGGATCGCCTACGTTCTCAAGAAGAACGACCTCGAGGCGTGCGTGCGGATCCTGGCCTCCGGCCTCCGGGCCTACGCCAAGGCCCGCGGTCTGGCCCCGTCGCCAGCCCCCGCCGCCGTGACCTCTCCTAGCGGCCGGTGA
- a CDS encoding DNA-3-methyladenine glycosylase I has protein sequence MKARLRCPWAGTDPLYLAYHDREWGVPEHDDKRLFEMLILEGAQAGLSWITILRKRPHYRRVFAGFDPRLVARFDRRRIAALLRDPGIVRNRRKVEATVQNAKAFLAIAAEEGGFDRYLWRFVGGEPIRNRWVRMGQVPAETDESRALSRDLKKRGFAFVGPTICYAFMQAVGLVNDHLTGCFRYRPLPRRRP, from the coding sequence GTGAAAGCCCGTCTCCGGTGCCCCTGGGCGGGGACCGATCCCCTCTACCTCGCCTACCACGATCGGGAGTGGGGCGTTCCCGAGCACGACGACAAACGGCTCTTCGAGATGCTGATCCTGGAGGGCGCCCAGGCCGGCCTGAGCTGGATCACCATCCTCCGAAAGCGCCCGCACTACCGGAGGGTTTTCGCCGGCTTCGACCCCCGCCTTGTGGCGCGCTTCGACCGGCGTCGGATCGCGGCCCTGCTCCGCGATCCCGGCATCGTCCGTAACCGCCGGAAGGTAGAGGCGACGGTGCAGAACGCAAAGGCCTTCCTGGCGATCGCGGCTGAGGAGGGAGGCTTCGACCGGTACCTGTGGCGGTTCGTGGGGGGGGAGCCCATCAGGAACCGCTGGGTCCGGATGGGCCAGGTGCCCGCGGAGACGGACGAGTCACGCGCCCTGAGCCGAGACCTCAAGAAGCGCGGCTTCGCTTTCGTGGGCCCCACCATCTGCTACGCCTTCATGCAGGCGGTGGGACTGGTCAACGACCACCTCACGGGCTGCTTCCGATACCGCCCGCTCCCCCGCCGAAGGCCTTAA
- a CDS encoding glycosyl hydrolase, with protein sequence MFSLAGLALAAGGWADEPEPPKGPPKEFAGLKFRLVGPPAGGRVARVAGVPGDPFTYYAATAGGGVWKSGDGGIRWKPVFDEQPVSSIGSIAVAPSDPNIIYVGSGEANIRGNVAMGNGIYKSVDAGKTWNHVWKQEGQIGALVVHPTNPDLALAAVLGRPFGPNPERGVYRTRDGGKSWQRVLSRDADTGASDVAFDPSNPNIVFAGLWQARRRPWELTSGGPGSGLYVSRDLGETWRQLKEKGLPEGPWGKVGVAVAPSDGRRVYALIEAEKGGLFRSDDGGESWKLASEHHSLRQRAWYYTTLSVDPGNPDVVWFPQVPMLRTIDGGKTIKKVKELHHGDHHDVWIDPRNPRRVIAANDGGVDISSNGGETWYAPPLPIAQFYHVAVDNQVPYRVSGAMQDLGTASGPSNSLSSGGITLGDWYAVGGGEAGHTAHDASDPNVVYAGEYLGFISRYDHRTQQVRAVSAYPNNLSGHGAEDGRYRFQWTAPIHVSPHDPKVVYHGGNVLFRTSDGGQSWTAVSPDLTRNDKSKQRWSGGPITGDNTGVEYYCTIFAIAESPRQKGLIWVGTDDGLVQVTRDGGATWTNVTAGIPRLPEWATIDLIEPSPFDAATAYVIADAHRLDDTRPYLYQTTDFGKTWRSLAAALPPDVYLHAVREDPKRRGLLYLGTERGVSFSPDDGATWTPLRLNLPTVAVHDLVVKGDDLVVGTHGRSIWIFDDLTPIREWSAPIAAKAAHLFAVPPAIRWRAHSPVSSHLKGPGENPPAGVAISYYLKAKPAGELSLQVLDADGAVVRTLSSKKEPPEEEEDDPDAARPRKPVVLATDPGVQRVTWDLRYAGSVKIRGAKVDAGNPAIGPWALPGGYTAKLIVDGQSLTTPFEVRPDPRVAVPAAELKEQLQFALALRGDITRLTGIVHQIRSVREQILAKNELLKADKGGAALVQAGGDLLRKCDALEEKLHNPKAQVTYDILAQRGGAKLYSKLSPLLEWVDDADGAPTQGMRDMYAELAREMKQYEDEWKGIASADLTALDQKARDLGTSYVVLPEAAGKP encoded by the coding sequence GTGTTCTCCCTGGCTGGTCTGGCCCTGGCGGCGGGCGGGTGGGCCGACGAGCCGGAGCCTCCGAAGGGCCCCCCCAAAGAGTTCGCGGGCCTCAAGTTTCGGCTGGTTGGTCCCCCCGCCGGGGGCCGGGTCGCGCGCGTGGCCGGCGTCCCCGGTGATCCTTTCACCTACTACGCGGCCACCGCTGGGGGCGGGGTGTGGAAGTCCGGGGACGGCGGGATTCGCTGGAAGCCGGTCTTCGATGAGCAGCCGGTCTCCTCCATCGGCTCCATCGCGGTCGCTCCTTCGGACCCCAACATCATCTATGTCGGCTCGGGAGAGGCCAACATCCGCGGCAACGTGGCCATGGGCAATGGGATCTACAAATCCGTCGACGCGGGCAAGACCTGGAACCACGTATGGAAACAGGAGGGTCAGATCGGCGCCCTCGTCGTTCATCCCACCAACCCGGATCTTGCCCTGGCCGCCGTGCTCGGCCGTCCCTTCGGGCCCAACCCGGAGCGGGGCGTGTACCGGACGAGGGACGGCGGGAAGAGCTGGCAGAGGGTGCTTTCCAGGGATGCGGACACGGGCGCTTCCGACGTGGCTTTCGACCCCTCGAACCCGAACATCGTGTTCGCGGGCCTCTGGCAGGCGCGGCGTCGCCCCTGGGAGTTGACGAGCGGGGGCCCCGGCAGCGGCCTCTACGTGTCGCGGGATCTGGGTGAGACGTGGAGGCAGCTCAAGGAGAAGGGGCTGCCGGAAGGGCCCTGGGGCAAGGTGGGCGTGGCGGTAGCCCCCTCCGATGGCCGCCGTGTCTACGCGCTCATCGAGGCCGAGAAAGGCGGGCTCTTCCGGTCCGACGACGGGGGCGAGAGCTGGAAGCTGGCGAGCGAACACCACTCGCTCCGGCAGCGGGCTTGGTACTACACCACCCTCTCCGTGGATCCCGGCAACCCCGACGTCGTCTGGTTCCCCCAGGTGCCGATGTTGAGGACGATCGACGGCGGCAAGACCATCAAGAAAGTGAAAGAGCTCCATCACGGAGATCACCACGACGTGTGGATCGATCCCCGCAACCCCCGCCGCGTCATCGCCGCCAACGACGGCGGAGTCGACATCAGCTCCAACGGGGGGGAGACCTGGTACGCGCCCCCCCTGCCCATCGCGCAGTTCTACCACGTGGCCGTGGACAACCAGGTGCCTTACCGCGTGTCTGGAGCCATGCAGGACCTGGGCACCGCTTCCGGCCCCAGCAACAGCCTCTCCTCGGGGGGCATCACGCTCGGCGACTGGTACGCCGTGGGCGGGGGGGAGGCCGGCCACACCGCCCACGATGCCTCCGATCCCAACGTGGTCTACGCGGGCGAATACCTCGGCTTCATCTCGCGCTACGACCATCGCACGCAGCAGGTGCGCGCCGTGAGCGCCTACCCCAACAACCTGTCCGGGCACGGGGCGGAGGACGGCCGCTACCGCTTCCAGTGGACGGCCCCCATCCACGTCTCGCCCCACGATCCCAAGGTGGTCTACCACGGCGGCAACGTGCTCTTCCGCACCAGCGACGGAGGCCAGAGCTGGACGGCGGTCAGCCCTGACCTCACCCGCAACGACAAGAGCAAACAGAGATGGTCGGGGGGCCCCATCACGGGGGACAACACGGGGGTCGAGTACTACTGCACCATCTTCGCGATCGCGGAGTCCCCGAGGCAGAAAGGGCTGATCTGGGTGGGCACCGACGACGGCCTGGTCCAGGTCACGCGCGACGGCGGGGCTACCTGGACGAACGTGACCGCGGGTATCCCCCGTCTGCCGGAGTGGGCCACCATCGACCTCATCGAGCCCTCACCCTTCGACGCCGCCACCGCCTACGTGATCGCAGACGCCCACCGCCTGGACGACACGAGGCCCTATCTCTACCAGACAACGGACTTTGGCAAGACGTGGCGAAGCCTGGCCGCCGCGCTCCCCCCTGACGTGTACCTCCATGCCGTCCGGGAGGACCCCAAGCGCAGGGGCCTCCTCTACCTCGGTACCGAGCGCGGGGTCTCGTTCTCGCCCGACGACGGCGCCACCTGGACCCCTTTGAGGCTGAACCTGCCCACGGTGGCCGTGCACGACCTCGTGGTGAAGGGCGACGACCTCGTGGTGGGCACCCACGGCCGCTCGATCTGGATCTTCGATGACCTCACCCCCATCCGGGAGTGGTCGGCGCCGATCGCCGCCAAGGCCGCGCACCTCTTCGCCGTCCCCCCCGCCATCCGCTGGCGTGCCCACAGCCCGGTCTCCTCCCACCTCAAGGGCCCGGGTGAGAACCCGCCCGCGGGCGTGGCCATCTCCTACTACCTGAAGGCGAAGCCGGCGGGGGAGTTGTCCCTCCAGGTCCTGGATGCCGACGGCGCCGTGGTCCGGACGCTCTCCAGCAAGAAGGAGCCGCCCGAGGAAGAGGAAGACGACCCCGACGCCGCCCGCCCCCGCAAGCCGGTGGTGCTCGCGACCGACCCCGGGGTGCAGCGCGTGACTTGGGACCTGCGCTACGCGGGGTCGGTCAAGATCCGGGGGGCCAAGGTCGACGCCGGGAATCCGGCCATCGGCCCCTGGGCCCTGCCCGGTGGCTACACCGCGAAGCTGATCGTGGACGGCCAGAGCCTCACCACCCCCTTTGAGGTGCGCCCCGACCCCCGGGTGGCCGTACCCGCGGCCGAGCTCAAGGAGCAGCTCCAGTTCGCCCTCGCCCTCCGCGGGGACATCACGCGGCTCACCGGAATCGTGCACCAGATCCGGTCGGTCCGGGAGCAGATCCTGGCCAAGAACGAGCTGCTGAAGGCGGACAAAGGGGGGGCCGCTCTGGTGCAGGCCGGGGGAGACCTCCTCCGCAAGTGCGACGCCCTCGAGGAGAAGCTCCACAATCCGAAGGCCCAGGTCACCTATGACATCCTGGCCCAGCGGGGAGGGGCCAAGCTCTACTCCAAGCTGAGCCCGCTCCTGGAGTGGGTGGACGACGCGGACGGCGCTCCGACCCAGGGGATGCGCGATATGTATGCGGAGCTGGCCCGGGAGATGAAGCAGTACGAGGACGAGTGGAAGGGGATCGCGTCCGCCGATCTCACCGCACTCGACCAGAAGGCGCGGGACCTGGGCACCTCCTACGTGGTCCTGCCGGAGGCCGCCGGAAAGCCCTGA
- a CDS encoding zinc-dependent alcohol dehydrogenase family protein, whose protein sequence is MRAMILEEPGRPLREADVPSPAPGPGQVLLRVRACGVCRTDLHVVDGELPERKRPLIPGHQIVGVVERTGEGVTGLAPGDRVGVPWLGWTCGRCRHCRAGRENLCDAARFTGYDIDGGYAEQVAADARYCFAIGTDEPDFKVAPLLCAGLIGYRSLLLAGGGERLGLYGFGAAAHIVIQVARHQGRQVYAFTRAGDRPGQDFARGLGAIWAGDAGANLPQPLDAAIIFAPAGELVPAALRAVDKGGTVVCAGIHMSDIPSFPYRILWEERILRSVANLTRRDGEEFLDLARRIPVRIEAEAFPLAAANEALQALRAGRIRGAAVLIV, encoded by the coding sequence ATGCGGGCCATGATCTTGGAGGAGCCGGGCCGGCCGCTGAGGGAAGCGGACGTTCCCTCTCCGGCCCCGGGGCCGGGCCAGGTCCTCTTGCGCGTACGGGCCTGCGGCGTCTGCCGCACGGACCTCCACGTCGTGGACGGGGAGCTCCCGGAGCGGAAGCGACCCCTCATCCCCGGGCACCAGATCGTGGGCGTGGTGGAGCGGACGGGGGAAGGGGTCACGGGCCTCGCCCCGGGCGACCGCGTGGGCGTGCCCTGGCTGGGCTGGACCTGCGGTCGGTGCCGCCACTGCCGGGCCGGCCGGGAGAATTTGTGCGACGCCGCTCGCTTCACGGGGTATGACATCGACGGCGGCTACGCGGAGCAGGTAGCCGCGGATGCCCGCTATTGCTTCGCGATCGGGACCGACGAACCCGACTTCAAGGTCGCACCCCTCCTCTGCGCTGGCCTCATCGGCTACCGCTCCCTCCTTCTCGCCGGGGGGGGCGAGAGGCTGGGCCTCTACGGTTTCGGGGCCGCCGCTCACATCGTCATCCAGGTGGCCCGCCATCAGGGCCGCCAGGTCTATGCCTTCACCCGGGCGGGGGACCGGCCGGGCCAGGACTTCGCGCGGGGCCTGGGTGCGATCTGGGCCGGCGACGCCGGCGCTAACCTGCCCCAGCCCCTCGACGCGGCCATAATCTTCGCCCCCGCGGGGGAGCTGGTGCCCGCGGCCCTGCGCGCGGTGGACAAGGGGGGAACCGTGGTCTGCGCCGGCATCCACATGAGCGACATCCCCTCCTTCCCGTACCGCATTCTGTGGGAGGAGCGCATCCTGCGCTCGGTGGCGAACCTGACCCGCCGCGACGGCGAGGAGTTTCTCGACCTCGCCCGCCGCATCCCGGTGCGGATCGAGGCCGAAGCCTTCCCCCTGGCCGCCGCCAACGAGGCCCTGCAGGCGCTACGGGCCGGCCGTATCCGCGGCGCTGCCGTTCTCATTGTTTGA
- a CDS encoding GGDEF domain-containing protein — MEANLTPSLLALLIQAVGITLIAVLSFFLGRSIDRVYLSYWWKAWTCLAAALTALFLSFWLESARLLLEPLYFLGEYAFGYLLIAGCRNYARGAQLRPPHLLALIPGLLLAVLLPSIHPDFSGRFIAHSAILAGLFGVAFWQLQQGRPHREGTGLSITSVALLVLSLNFLSYVPVLWYSLANQVRLFSIYSSYTSLFDLILETLLGFGTVILVMEDVHREAQEANRELRLARDRMESQARLDPLTESLNRHAFYSLVEDNRLSPEAAPGGCVAVVDIDSLKPINDALGHAAGDAVIRAVSGAIRRMVRADDLVFRWGGDEFLIVLFGVSEEETRRRLEGLDPALAGLAVPGLAEPISVTVSWGIASFSSPASLERAIERADDAMYWRKKARREIKV; from the coding sequence TTGGAGGCGAACCTCACCCCGAGCCTGCTGGCCCTTCTCATTCAGGCCGTGGGCATAACCCTCATCGCCGTCCTTTCTTTCTTCCTGGGCCGGTCGATTGACCGGGTCTACCTGAGCTACTGGTGGAAGGCGTGGACCTGCCTGGCCGCCGCCCTCACCGCGCTCTTTCTGAGCTTCTGGCTGGAGTCCGCTCGGCTCCTGCTTGAGCCTCTCTACTTCTTGGGTGAGTACGCCTTTGGTTACCTGCTCATCGCGGGCTGCCGGAACTACGCGAGGGGAGCTCAGCTCAGGCCCCCGCACCTGCTGGCCCTGATCCCGGGGCTCCTTCTCGCCGTCCTCCTTCCCTCGATCCATCCGGACTTTTCGGGCCGCTTCATCGCCCACTCGGCCATCCTGGCCGGGTTGTTCGGGGTCGCCTTCTGGCAGTTGCAGCAGGGGCGCCCCCACCGCGAAGGCACGGGACTGAGCATCACCTCCGTGGCTCTGCTGGTCCTGAGCCTGAACTTCCTGTCCTACGTGCCCGTGCTCTGGTACTCCCTGGCCAACCAAGTGCGGCTCTTCTCGATCTACAGCTCGTACACCTCCCTCTTCGACTTGATCTTGGAGACTCTGTTGGGCTTCGGGACCGTCATCCTCGTCATGGAGGACGTGCATCGGGAGGCACAGGAAGCCAACCGCGAGCTGCGGTTGGCCCGGGACCGAATGGAGAGCCAGGCCCGCTTGGACCCCCTCACCGAGTCCCTGAACCGTCACGCTTTCTACTCCCTGGTGGAGGACAACCGCCTGTCACCCGAGGCCGCCCCCGGGGGGTGCGTTGCGGTGGTGGACATCGACTCTCTAAAGCCTATCAACGACGCGCTGGGCCACGCCGCGGGCGACGCCGTCATCCGGGCGGTGAGCGGTGCCATCCGCCGGATGGTTCGCGCCGATGACTTGGTCTTCCGCTGGGGCGGGGACGAGTTCTTGATCGTTCTCTTCGGGGTCTCCGAGGAGGAGACCCGTCGGCGCCTGGAGGGACTCGATCCCGCTCTCGCCGGGCTGGCCGTGCCCGGCCTGGCGGAGCCCATCAGCGTCACCGTTTCTTGGGGGATCGCCTCCTTCTCGAGCCCCGCCTCCCTGGAGCGGGCCATCGAGCGGGCCGACGACGCCATGTACTGGCGCAAGAAGGCGCGACGCGAGATCAAGGTGTGA
- the arfB gene encoding alternative ribosome rescue aminoacyl-tRNA hydrolase ArfB — protein MPAPIHVTPTVVVPARAITLRMVRSSGPGGQNVNKVASKVELRVDLEQVQGLNEGARGRLTEAAARRRDADGRLLVTSQKTRDQGRNLEDARNKVAVLIEGSLRAPKPRRPTRKTHASRERRLAEKKRSGARKRERRTVGGEID, from the coding sequence ATGCCCGCGCCCATCCACGTGACCCCCACCGTCGTCGTCCCCGCCCGCGCCATCACCCTCCGCATGGTGCGCTCCTCCGGCCCCGGGGGCCAGAACGTGAACAAGGTGGCCTCCAAGGTCGAGCTGCGGGTTGACCTGGAGCAGGTGCAGGGCCTCAACGAGGGGGCCCGGGGCCGGCTGACGGAGGCGGCGGCCCGGCGGCGCGATGCCGACGGGCGGCTCCTCGTCACCAGCCAGAAAACCCGCGACCAGGGCCGGAACCTGGAAGATGCCCGGAACAAGGTGGCGGTCCTGATAGAAGGCAGCCTCCGCGCTCCCAAACCCCGGCGGCCGACCCGCAAGACGCACGCCTCCCGCGAGCGGCGCCTAGCGGAGAAAAAGCGGTCGGGAGCCCGCAAACGGGAGCGGCGGACGGTGGGAGGAGAGATCGATTGA
- a CDS encoding acetylxylan esterase: MTPRAPYVLLCAAALMGSHAAAQKPDVIYDEAKVPKYSLPDPLVMNNGERVRDASTWTSRRRPEILEIYRTEVYGRSPERPASMAFDVDSVERHALGGRAVRKQVTISVAAGTGTLKMKALIYLPTGATKPVPLFLALSFVGNEAVSADPGVALGDRWVRDAVSNEMVKQRAPEASRGSSAQQWQLDQILGHGYGLATVFYGDIEPDFVGGMKYGVRSLFLKPGQTEPAADDWGAIAAWSWGLSRTMDYVETDRDIDAARVAVMGHSRLGKAALWAGAQDTRFSMVISNESGEGGAAISRRLYGERTKDLNTRFPHWFDGNFKRYSDHEDRMPFDSHMLLALIAPRALYVSSAEEDRWSDPRGEFLGAVNAGPVYELLGEKALTAEAMPGLHQPVGHTVRYHIRAGKHDVTAYDWEQYLKFADVQWSHKAQSP, from the coding sequence ATGACCCCACGAGCCCCTTACGTACTTCTTTGCGCCGCCGCCTTGATGGGTTCCCACGCGGCTGCGCAGAAGCCCGATGTGATCTATGACGAAGCGAAGGTGCCCAAGTACTCCCTGCCGGATCCGCTGGTCATGAACAATGGCGAGCGGGTTCGCGACGCGAGCACCTGGACCAGCCGGCGGCGGCCCGAGATTCTCGAAATCTACCGCACCGAAGTGTACGGGCGCAGCCCGGAACGACCGGCCTCGATGGCCTTCGATGTGGACTCGGTCGAGAGGCACGCTCTGGGCGGCCGGGCCGTACGCAAGCAGGTCACCATCTCCGTCGCAGCCGGGACCGGTACCCTAAAGATGAAGGCCCTCATCTATTTGCCGACGGGTGCGACAAAACCGGTCCCGCTGTTTCTGGCCCTGTCTTTTGTGGGCAATGAGGCGGTGTCCGCCGATCCGGGGGTTGCCCTCGGCGATCGGTGGGTACGCGACGCCGTCAGCAACGAAATGGTCAAGCAGCGCGCGCCCGAGGCGTCGCGCGGATCCAGCGCCCAGCAGTGGCAGCTAGATCAGATATTGGGGCACGGCTACGGGCTGGCCACGGTTTTCTACGGCGACATCGAACCGGATTTCGTCGGGGGCATGAAGTACGGTGTGCGGTCCCTCTTCCTCAAACCGGGCCAGACCGAGCCCGCGGCGGACGACTGGGGCGCCATCGCCGCGTGGTCGTGGGGCCTGAGCCGCACGATGGATTATGTCGAGACCGACCGCGATATCGACGCCGCGCGCGTGGCCGTCATGGGCCACTCGCGGCTGGGCAAGGCTGCGCTGTGGGCGGGCGCTCAGGACACGCGCTTTTCAATGGTGATTTCAAATGAGTCGGGCGAAGGCGGCGCCGCCATCAGCCGCCGCCTCTACGGCGAGCGGACCAAGGACCTGAACACCCGGTTTCCGCACTGGTTCGACGGCAATTTCAAAAGGTACAGCGACCACGAAGACCGGATGCCGTTCGATTCGCACATGCTGCTGGCGTTGATTGCTCCTCGCGCTCTTTACGTGTCGAGCGCCGAGGAAGACCGTTGGTCCGATCCGCGCGGCGAGTTCCTGGGCGCCGTGAATGCGGGGCCTGTCTATGAGCTTCTGGGCGAAAAGGCGCTCACCGCGGAGGCCATGCCGGGCTTGCACCAGCCGGTCGGGCACACGGTGAGGTATCACATTCGCGCGGGCAAGCATGATGTGACCGCATACGACTGGGAGCAGTATCTGAAATTCGCCGACGTGCAGTGGAGCCACAAAGCTCAGTCACCGTAA